Proteins encoded together in one Rhipicephalus sanguineus isolate Rsan-2018 chromosome 9, BIME_Rsan_1.4, whole genome shotgun sequence window:
- the LOC119404583 gene encoding small RNA 2'-O-methyltransferase, which translates to MNPDVEERNVIKFDPPVSVQRYTEVCRILSQDTTVEKVVDFGCSTGQFFRHLKKIKHVRKFAGVDISYGCLEDAYRAARPLAWECIYRRAHSLDVQLFKGNISIKDSRLCGFDGVTCIELIEHLNEIDLKGMPETIFGFIQPKVAVITTPNRDFNVVFPELQGMRHWDHKFEWSRAEFEQWCSQVLKRYPDYVVHYSGVGDAPSEKYQGVGHCSQIATFKRSCQGTNRSEDTKPPLLPYELVFEASHPGEDAAHYQNSSEASSIT; encoded by the coding sequence ATGAATCCAGATGTTGAAGAACGGAATGTTATCAAATTTGACCCACCAGTTTCGGTTCAGCGATACACGGAGGTTTGCAGGATCCTGTCGCAGGACACCACAGTCGAAAAGGTTGTTGATTTTGGTTGTTCGACGGGCCAATTCTTCAGGCATCTCAAGAAAATCAAGCATGTTAGGAAATTTGCTGGTGTGGACATCAGCTATGGCTGCTTAGAGGACGCTTACCGGGCAGCTCGACCTCTAGCCTGGGAATGCATATACAGGCGAGCCCACTCACTGGATGTGCAGTTGTTTAAGGGAAACATCTCCATCAAGGATTCACGACTCTGCGGTTTCGACGGTGTCACTTGCATTGAGCTTATAGAGCACTTAAACGAGATAGATTTAAAGGGAATGCCTGAAACCATATTCGGTTTCATTCAGCCAAAGGTAGCCGTGATCACCACGCCCAACCGAGACTTCAATGTGGTTTTTCCAGAGTTGCAAGGGATGAGGCATTGGGATCACAAGTTTGAATGGAGCAGAGCTGAATTTGAGCAGTGGTGCTCGCAAGTGCTGAAACGCTACCCCGACTATGTCGTTCACTACAGTGGTGTTGGAGACGCGCCGTCTGAGAAGTATCAAGGTGTTGGCCACTGCTCCCAGATTGCAACGTTCAAGAGGTCGTGCCAAGGCACTAACAGATCTGAAGATACCAAACCGCCTTTGCTGCCCTATGAACTTGTGTTTGAGGCTAGTCACCCTGGCGAAGATGCTGCACACTACCAGAACAGTTCTGAAGCGTCTTCCATCACTTAA